In Drosophila simulans strain w501 chromosome X, Prin_Dsim_3.1, whole genome shotgun sequence, one DNA window encodes the following:
- the LOC6726019 gene encoding merozoite surface antigen 2, allelic form 4 isoform X13, with protein MKLSVSAYRAHASAHKKILSSGYHSQLNYGSTGAAAASSSSSGATATGLYTMEAHEHEAGKFVKDVARQVHDCNSDTDVISPTGTSSSGGGGGGGGGAGGAGGSGGAGGHSDGGYHKRHHHKMVRDDDNNSAAHSSDSKSPSQRSGSSSLTSGQLHHCGCTTTTSLRYTERDRLILTPAQPHPHPHTHPHPYPHPHQARQRRQVRLHVNSPSSDQSASTPVGHRPLPAMKTLSSFISEHPEELVAAEDQARSGAFATSSASASATANASNGQQQTTKWKSLRAVMAYYCSLRRIKRNVATHKSPFQCSVIAYPRFASVN; from the exons ATGAAACTGAGCGTGAGCGCGTATCGGGCGCATGCATCCGCACACAAGAAGATCCTCTCCAGCGGCTATCACTCACAGCTCAACTACGGCAGCACTGGAGCGGCAGCGgcatcctcctcgtcgtcgggGGCCACTGCAACGGGCCTATATACG ATGGAAGCGCACGAGCACGAAGCGGGCAAGTTTGTCAAGGATGTGGCCCGTCAGGTGCACGACTGCAACAGCGACACGGACGTCATCAGTCCCACGGGCACCAGTAGCtccggaggcggtggcggaggaggcggcggagcAGGCGGTGCCGGCGGATCCGGCGGTGCTGGCGGACACAGCGACGGTGGCTATCACAAGCGGCACCACCACAAGATGGTCCGCGATGACGACAACAACAGTGCGGCGCACTCATCGGACAGCAAGAGTCCCAGCCAGCG atcCGGCAGCTCGTCGCTAACCAGTGGGCAACTGCACCACTGtggctgcaccaccaccactagtTTAAGGTATACTGAGAGGGATAGACTTATACTGACGCCGGCACaaccgcatccacatccgcatacgcatccgcatccgtatccgcatccgcaccaGGCCCGTCAGCGGCGCCAGGTGCGCCTCCATGTGAACAGTCCGTCCTCCGACCAGAGCGCCAGCACGCCGGTGGGTCACAGGCCATTGCCAGCGATGAAGACCCTCTCCTCGTTCATCAGCGAGCATCCCGAGGAGCTTGTGGCGGCGGAGGATCAGGCCCGGAGTGGCGCCTTCGCCACCTCCTCGGCATCCGCGTCCGCCACTGCCAATGCCTCcaatggccagcagcagacaACGAAGTGGAAGAGCCTGCGGGCCGTGATGGCCTACTACTGCTCCCTGCGGCGCATCAAGAGGAACGTTGCCACCCACAAGTCCCCATTTCAGTGTTCCGTAATTGCGTATCCGCGTTTTGCTAGCGTTAACTAA